From a region of the Notolabrus celidotus isolate fNotCel1 chromosome 14, fNotCel1.pri, whole genome shotgun sequence genome:
- the cpda gene encoding carboxypeptidase D isoform X3 translates to MVHLWEHFLTTPKLRGSLFLCLFFLVVSPGDARTRRARSVSPSAEDMVETYTAYYNYVDLTGRLQSLANSYPGIAALSSIGQSLEGRELWVMRITQDPNTDAPWKPKFKYVGNMHGDETVSRQVLVYLVEYLLTTYGEDPRITELVNNTDIYIMPSMNPDGFEKSKEGDCNGDNGGRSNAKGVDLNRSFPDQYDNKKTDPESIPEVMAVIRWIQEKKFVLSGNLHGGTVVASYPFDDSPFHQREGFYSKSADDGLFRHLASVYAQHHPVMKTGHPNCPQESNESFQDGIVNGAWWYDVNGGMQDYNYIHGNCLEITMELSCCKYPPAAELQGEWDMNRESLLAYIEQIHIGVRGYVKEAVNGSALANAGIVVEGILHNLTTGEYGEFYRLLLPGTYNITAVAPGYTAMTVSGVQVLEGKAVELNFTLAPAVSEAAGSTTMSTTSALPSTKDPNTSTITTTINTSTSTQILTNPTEIDNNSPPVLPNEEQIIQPQEFRHHNYADMELFLRKYSIEFPSIVHLYSVGRSVEDRELYVMVISDNPKIHEHGEPEFKYVANMHGNEVVGRELMLNLIEYLCRNYGTDPEVTKLVNNTRIHIMPSMNPDGYEVANEGDENGYRGRNNSNNFDLNRNFPDQFVTITEPRQPETVAVINWMKSLPFVLSANLHGGSLVVNYPYDDDKRGTTQYSQCPDDKVFQLVSRAYSQENPLMHNGHPCEDMYPGEYFQDGITNGANWYNVPGGMQDWNYLNTNCFEVTIELGCAKYPMAKELPKYWELNRRALLQFIHQVHTGIKGTVSDIRDGTGIPNATISVEEIEHNISTARTGDYWRLLAPGTYSITATAHGYKSMRTYATVPRDGVEVVDLRLTSIHSDHSSEGPQPTQNPSEKEFESLIKDLSLGQGLEQLTRSTDTESSFRYRRYKELSGFVRGLTLNFPKITSLHSLGQSIEFRTIWALEISNRPGEAEPSKPKLRFSAGIHGNAPVGTELLLEFAAFLCINYGKNPAISRLINETRIVIVPSINPDGREQAIEKQCTSTQGLNNAHGKDLDTDFFGNASQRVVEAQPETRAMMDLILDKSYTLSVALDGGSLVATYPYDKPVQSVENEGTLKYLASVYANNHPKMHLGDTGCSNNGQIGNIPDGVMRAAERQSHMGSMKDFSMDFGHCPEITVYSGCCLYPPADQLATLWAENKKALLSMLVEVHKGVRGVVRDRSGKPIVGAIIVLNGGVRVFTTEGGYFHALLAPGNHNIEAVADGYQQQRQEVVVSSYEAASSIIIEFDMDNSIFGLPREFVVASAAASMTALVVTACIIWCVCAAKSNRQKDGFHRLRQHRDDYEDEIRLTSMGSKKSLLAHEFQDESESDEETLYANKI, encoded by the exons ATGGTACACCTCTGGGAGCATTTCTTGACGACGCCGAAACTACGGGGGTCACTTttcctctgtcttttctttcttgttgtCTCTCCTGGTGACGCCAGGACCCGTCGGGCTCGGAGCGTCAGCCCCTCAGCTGAGGACATGGTAGAAACTTACACTGCCTATTATAATTATGTTGACCTCACTGGACGCTTACAGTCTTTAGCCAATAGCTACCCTGGCATAGCTGCCCTGTCGAGTATAGGTCAGTCCTTGGAGGGCAGGGAGCTCTGGGTGATGCGGATCACTCAGGACCCCAACACGGACGCACCGTGGAAACCTAAATTTAAATACGTGGGAAACATGCACGGGGACGAAACCGTGTCCAGACAGGTGCTGGTGTACCTTGTGGAGTACCTGCTGACTACGTACGGGGAGGACCCGCGTATAACCGAGCTTGTGAACAACACAGACATTTACATCATGCCCAGCATGAACCCTGATGGCTTTGAGAAGTCCAAAGAGGGGGACTGCAACGGAGACAACGGCGGACGGAGTAATGCCAAAGGCGTTGACCTCAACAGGAGTTTTCCTGACCAGTATGATAATAAGAAAACCGACCCAGAAAGCATCCCCGAGGTTATGGCTGTGATCAGATGGATTCAGGAGAAAAA ATTCGTGTTGTCAGGGAACCTTCACGGCGGCACTGTAGTTGCCAGTTACCCTTTTGATGACTCACCCTTCCACCAGCGAGAGGGCTTCTACAGCAAGTCTGCAGATGACGGTCTGTTTCGCCACTTGGCCTCAGTGTATGCACAGCACCATCCTGTTATGAAAACGGGCCACCCGAACTGTCCCCAAGAAAGCAATGAGAGTTTTCAGGATGGCATCGTAAACGGGGCATGGTGGTATGATGTTAACG GTGGGATGCAGGACTATAACTACATTCATGGAAACTGTTTGGAAATCACTatggagctgagctgctgcaaatATCCGCCTGCTGCTGAACTCCAAGGGGAATGGGATATGAACAGGGAATCACTGCTAGCCTACATTGAGCAG ATCCATATAGGCGTTCGAGGCTATGTGAAAGAGGCCGTCAATGGAAGCGCTCTTGCAAATGCCGGCATTGTGGTGGAAGGCATCCTCCACAACCTGACAACAGGAGAGTATGGGGAGTTCTACCGCCTTCTGTTACCAGGAACGTACAACATCACAGCTGTGGCCCCAGG ATACACCGCAATGACAGTCAGTGGCGTCCAGGTCTTGGAGGGTAAAGCTGTAGAACTTAACTTCACCTTGGCACCGGCAGTCAGTGAGGCTGCAGGCAGCACCACTATGAGTACTACATCCGCCCTGCCATCTACAAAGGATCCAAACACTTCCACCATCACGACAACCATCAACACCTCTACTTCCACCCAGATCCTCACAAATCCAACCGAGATTGACAACAACAGCCCTCCTGTGCTTCCAAACGAAGAGCAGATCATCCAGCCGCAGGAATTTCGTCACCACAACTACGCAGACATGGAGCTGTTCTTACGGAAGTACAGCATCGAGTTCCCCTCCATCGTCCATCTTTACTCAGTTGGGCGCTCGGTGGAAGACCGTGAGCTTTATGTGATGGTCATCTCAGACAACCCAAAAATACACGAGCATG GTGAGCCAGAGTTCAAGTACGTGGCTAACATGCACGGTAATGAAGTGGTGGGGCGAGAGTTAATGCTCAACCTCATTGAGTACCTTTGCCGTAACTATGGGACAGACCCGGAGGTCACAAAGCTTGTCAACAACACCCGCATTCACATCATGCCTTCTATGAACCCTGATGGTTACGAGGTAGCCAATGAGG GTGACGAAAACGGCTACAGAGGGcgaaacaacagcaacaactttGATCTGAACCGCAACTTCCCCGACCAGTTTGTCACCATCACTGAGCCGAGGCAGCCAGAGACTGTAGCTGTGATAAACTGGATGAAGAGCCTCCCTTTTGTCCTGTCAGCCAACCTCCACGGAG GTTCCTTGGTGGTCAACTACCCCTATGACGACGACAAAAGAGGGACAACTCAATACAGTCAGTGCCCGGATGACAAAGTCTTTCAGCTGGTGTCCAGGGCTTACTCTCAG GAGAATCCCTTGATGCACAATGGACACCCTTGTGAGGACATGTACCCTGGGGAGTATTTTCAGGATGGCATCACCAACGGTGCCAATTGGTACAATGTCCCTG GTGGCATGCAGGACTGGAACTACCTTAACACAAACTGCTTTGAGGTGACCATCGAGCTGGGCTGTGCGAAATACCCGATGGCCAAAGAACTGCCCAAATACTGGGAACTAAACCGACGAGCCTTGCTTCAGTTCATACACCAG GTCCACACTGGGATAAAAGGCACAGTCTCTGACATCCGGGATGGTACAGGAATCCCAAATGCCACCATCAGTGTGGAAGAGATAGAACATAATATCAGCACGGCTCGGACTGGAGACTACTGGAGACTGCTGGCACCTGGAACTTACTCCATCACTGCCACTGCCCACGG TTACAAATCCATGAGGACCTACGCCACTGTGCCAAGGGATGGAGTAGAGGTTGTGGACTTAAGACTGACAAGTATACACTCTGACCACTCCTCTGAGGGACCCCAGCCCACACAGAACCCGTCTGAGAAGGAGTTTGAGAGCTTAATCAAGGACCTGTCTCTAGGTCAGGGTTTGGAGCAGCTGACCAGGAGCACAGACACTGAGAGCAGCTTCCGCTACAGGCGCTACAAAGAGTTGTCAGGCTTTGTGAGAGGCCTCACCCTCAACTTTCCCAAAATTACATCTTTGCACAG TTTGGGCCAAAGCATAGAGTTTAGAACTATTTGGGCTTTGGAAATCTCCAACAGACCAGGGGAAGCTGAACCATCTAAACCCAAGCTGCGCTTTTCAGCAGGGATCCATGGTAATGCCCCAGTGGgcacagagctgctgttggAGTTCGCTGCCTTCCTGTGTATCAACTATGGCAAGAACCCAGCCATCAGCAGG CTCATCAATGAGACCCGGATTGTCATTGTGCCGTCTATCAACCCAGACGGACGAGAACAGGCAATCGAAAAGCAGTGCACCTCCACTCAGGGCTTGAACAATGCTCATGGAAAGGACCTGGACACAGATTTCTTCg GTAATGCGTCACAGCGAGTCGTGGAGGCGCAACCGGAGACCAGAGCCATGATGGACCTGATTCTAGATAAAAGCTACACTCTCTCTGTAGCCCTCGATGGAGGCTCCCTAGTTGCTACCTATCCTTATGACAAGCCTGTGCAGTCTG TTGAAAATGAAGGAACATTGAAGTACTTGGCAAGTGTTTATGCCAACAACCACCCAAAGATGCACCTGGGGGACACTGGGTGTTCAAATAATGGTCAGA TAGGCAACATCCCAGATGGAGTTATGAGGGCAGCAGAGAGACAAAGTCACATGGGGAGCATGAAG GACTTCAGTATGGACTTTGGCCACTGTCCAGAAATCACTGTGTATTCAGGCTGCTGTTTGTACCCTCCTGCTGACCAGCTGGCCACACTCTGGGCGGAGAACAAGAAGGCTCTCCTCAGCATGTTAGTAGAG GTCCATAAAGGGGTGCGTGGTGTGGTGAGGGACAGGAGCGGAAAGCCTATTGTTGGAGCGATCATTGTGCTGAATGGGGGAGTCAGAGTCTTTACTACAGAGGGCGGGTATTTTCACGCCTTGCTCGCTCCTGGAAACCACAACATTGAAGCTGTTGCAGATGGCTACcaacaacaaagacaagag GTTGTGGTATCGTCCTATGAAGCTGCTAGCTCCATCATCATTGAGTTCGACATGGACAACAGCATCTTCGGGCTGCCCAGGGAGTTTGTGGTGGCCAGTGCAG CCGCCTCCATGACAGCTCTGGTGGTGACGGCATGCATCATCTGGTGTGTGTGCGCAGCCAAGTCCAACCGTCAGAAAGATGGCTTCCACCGTTTGCGTCAGCACAGAGACGATTACGAAGACGAGATACGGCTCACCTCCATGGGCTCCAAGAAGTCGCTGCTGGCTCACGAATTTCAGGACGAGAGTGAGAGTGATGAGGAGACACTTTACGCCAACAAAATCTGA
- the cpda gene encoding carboxypeptidase D isoform X2 gives MVHLWEHFLTTPKLRGSLFLCLFFLVVSPGDARTRRARSVSPSAEDMVETYTAYYNYVDLTGRLQSLANSYPGIAALSSIGQSLEGRELWVMRITQDPNTDAPWKPKFKYVGNMHGDETVSRQVLVYLVEYLLTTYGEDPRITELVNNTDIYIMPSMNPDGFEKSKEGDCNGDNGGRSNAKGVDLNRSFPDQYDNKKTDPESIPEVMAVIRWIQEKKFVLSGNLHGGTVVASYPFDDSPFHQREGFYSKSADDGLFRHLASVYAQHHPVMKTGHPNCPQESNESFQDGIVNGAWWYDVNGGMQDYNYIHGNCLEITMELSCCKYPPAAELQGEWDMNRESLLAYIEQIHIGVRGYVKEAVNGSALANAGIVVEGILHNLTTGEYGEFYRLLLPGTYNITAVAPGYTAMTVSGVQVLEGKAVELNFTLAPAVSEAAGSTTMSTTSALPSTKDPNTSTITTTINTSTSTQILTNPTEIDNNSPPVLPNEEQIIQPQEFRHHNYADMELFLRKYSIEFPSIVHLYSVGRSVEDRELYVMVISDNPKIHEHGEPEFKYVANMHGNEVVGRELMLNLIEYLCRNYGTDPEVTKLVNNTRIHIMPSMNPDGYEVANEGDENGYRGRNNSNNFDLNRNFPDQFVTITEPRQPETVAVINWMKSLPFVLSANLHGGSLVVNYPYDDDKRGTTQYSQCPDDKVFQLVSRAYSQENPLMHNGHPCEDMYPGEYFQDGITNGANWYNVPGGMQDWNYLNTNCFEVTIELGCAKYPMAKELPKYWELNRRALLQFIHQVHTGIKGTVSDIRDGTGIPNATISVEEIEHNISTARTGDYWRLLAPGTYSITATAHGYKSMRTYATVPRDGVEVVDLRLTSIHSDHSSEGPQPTQNPSEKEFESLIKDLSLGQGLEQLTRSTDTESSFRYRRYKELSGFVRGLTLNFPKITSLHSLGQSIEFRTIWALEISNRPGEAEPSKPKLRFSAGIHGNAPVGTELLLEFAAFLCINYGKNPAISRLINETRIVIVPSINPDGREQAIEKQCTSTQGLNNAHGKDLDTDFFGNASQRVVEAQPETRAMMDLILDKSYTLSVALDGGSLVATYPYDKPVQSVENEGTLKYLASVYANNHPKMHLGDTGCSNNGNIPDGVMRAAERQSHMGSMKDFSMDFGHCPEITVYSGCCLYPPADQLATLWAENKKALLSMLVEVHKGVRGVVRDRSGKPIVGAIIVLNGGVRVFTTEGGYFHALLAPGNHNIEAVADGYQQQRQEVVVSSYEAASSIIIEFDMDNSIFGLPREFVVASAAASMTALVVTACIIWCVCAAKSNRQKDGFHRLRQHRDDYEDEIRLTSMGSKKSLLAHEFQDESESDEETLYANKI, from the exons ATGGTACACCTCTGGGAGCATTTCTTGACGACGCCGAAACTACGGGGGTCACTTttcctctgtcttttctttcttgttgtCTCTCCTGGTGACGCCAGGACCCGTCGGGCTCGGAGCGTCAGCCCCTCAGCTGAGGACATGGTAGAAACTTACACTGCCTATTATAATTATGTTGACCTCACTGGACGCTTACAGTCTTTAGCCAATAGCTACCCTGGCATAGCTGCCCTGTCGAGTATAGGTCAGTCCTTGGAGGGCAGGGAGCTCTGGGTGATGCGGATCACTCAGGACCCCAACACGGACGCACCGTGGAAACCTAAATTTAAATACGTGGGAAACATGCACGGGGACGAAACCGTGTCCAGACAGGTGCTGGTGTACCTTGTGGAGTACCTGCTGACTACGTACGGGGAGGACCCGCGTATAACCGAGCTTGTGAACAACACAGACATTTACATCATGCCCAGCATGAACCCTGATGGCTTTGAGAAGTCCAAAGAGGGGGACTGCAACGGAGACAACGGCGGACGGAGTAATGCCAAAGGCGTTGACCTCAACAGGAGTTTTCCTGACCAGTATGATAATAAGAAAACCGACCCAGAAAGCATCCCCGAGGTTATGGCTGTGATCAGATGGATTCAGGAGAAAAA ATTCGTGTTGTCAGGGAACCTTCACGGCGGCACTGTAGTTGCCAGTTACCCTTTTGATGACTCACCCTTCCACCAGCGAGAGGGCTTCTACAGCAAGTCTGCAGATGACGGTCTGTTTCGCCACTTGGCCTCAGTGTATGCACAGCACCATCCTGTTATGAAAACGGGCCACCCGAACTGTCCCCAAGAAAGCAATGAGAGTTTTCAGGATGGCATCGTAAACGGGGCATGGTGGTATGATGTTAACG GTGGGATGCAGGACTATAACTACATTCATGGAAACTGTTTGGAAATCACTatggagctgagctgctgcaaatATCCGCCTGCTGCTGAACTCCAAGGGGAATGGGATATGAACAGGGAATCACTGCTAGCCTACATTGAGCAG ATCCATATAGGCGTTCGAGGCTATGTGAAAGAGGCCGTCAATGGAAGCGCTCTTGCAAATGCCGGCATTGTGGTGGAAGGCATCCTCCACAACCTGACAACAGGAGAGTATGGGGAGTTCTACCGCCTTCTGTTACCAGGAACGTACAACATCACAGCTGTGGCCCCAGG ATACACCGCAATGACAGTCAGTGGCGTCCAGGTCTTGGAGGGTAAAGCTGTAGAACTTAACTTCACCTTGGCACCGGCAGTCAGTGAGGCTGCAGGCAGCACCACTATGAGTACTACATCCGCCCTGCCATCTACAAAGGATCCAAACACTTCCACCATCACGACAACCATCAACACCTCTACTTCCACCCAGATCCTCACAAATCCAACCGAGATTGACAACAACAGCCCTCCTGTGCTTCCAAACGAAGAGCAGATCATCCAGCCGCAGGAATTTCGTCACCACAACTACGCAGACATGGAGCTGTTCTTACGGAAGTACAGCATCGAGTTCCCCTCCATCGTCCATCTTTACTCAGTTGGGCGCTCGGTGGAAGACCGTGAGCTTTATGTGATGGTCATCTCAGACAACCCAAAAATACACGAGCATG GTGAGCCAGAGTTCAAGTACGTGGCTAACATGCACGGTAATGAAGTGGTGGGGCGAGAGTTAATGCTCAACCTCATTGAGTACCTTTGCCGTAACTATGGGACAGACCCGGAGGTCACAAAGCTTGTCAACAACACCCGCATTCACATCATGCCTTCTATGAACCCTGATGGTTACGAGGTAGCCAATGAGG GTGACGAAAACGGCTACAGAGGGcgaaacaacagcaacaactttGATCTGAACCGCAACTTCCCCGACCAGTTTGTCACCATCACTGAGCCGAGGCAGCCAGAGACTGTAGCTGTGATAAACTGGATGAAGAGCCTCCCTTTTGTCCTGTCAGCCAACCTCCACGGAG GTTCCTTGGTGGTCAACTACCCCTATGACGACGACAAAAGAGGGACAACTCAATACAGTCAGTGCCCGGATGACAAAGTCTTTCAGCTGGTGTCCAGGGCTTACTCTCAG GAGAATCCCTTGATGCACAATGGACACCCTTGTGAGGACATGTACCCTGGGGAGTATTTTCAGGATGGCATCACCAACGGTGCCAATTGGTACAATGTCCCTG GTGGCATGCAGGACTGGAACTACCTTAACACAAACTGCTTTGAGGTGACCATCGAGCTGGGCTGTGCGAAATACCCGATGGCCAAAGAACTGCCCAAATACTGGGAACTAAACCGACGAGCCTTGCTTCAGTTCATACACCAG GTCCACACTGGGATAAAAGGCACAGTCTCTGACATCCGGGATGGTACAGGAATCCCAAATGCCACCATCAGTGTGGAAGAGATAGAACATAATATCAGCACGGCTCGGACTGGAGACTACTGGAGACTGCTGGCACCTGGAACTTACTCCATCACTGCCACTGCCCACGG TTACAAATCCATGAGGACCTACGCCACTGTGCCAAGGGATGGAGTAGAGGTTGTGGACTTAAGACTGACAAGTATACACTCTGACCACTCCTCTGAGGGACCCCAGCCCACACAGAACCCGTCTGAGAAGGAGTTTGAGAGCTTAATCAAGGACCTGTCTCTAGGTCAGGGTTTGGAGCAGCTGACCAGGAGCACAGACACTGAGAGCAGCTTCCGCTACAGGCGCTACAAAGAGTTGTCAGGCTTTGTGAGAGGCCTCACCCTCAACTTTCCCAAAATTACATCTTTGCACAG TTTGGGCCAAAGCATAGAGTTTAGAACTATTTGGGCTTTGGAAATCTCCAACAGACCAGGGGAAGCTGAACCATCTAAACCCAAGCTGCGCTTTTCAGCAGGGATCCATGGTAATGCCCCAGTGGgcacagagctgctgttggAGTTCGCTGCCTTCCTGTGTATCAACTATGGCAAGAACCCAGCCATCAGCAGG CTCATCAATGAGACCCGGATTGTCATTGTGCCGTCTATCAACCCAGACGGACGAGAACAGGCAATCGAAAAGCAGTGCACCTCCACTCAGGGCTTGAACAATGCTCATGGAAAGGACCTGGACACAGATTTCTTCg GTAATGCGTCACAGCGAGTCGTGGAGGCGCAACCGGAGACCAGAGCCATGATGGACCTGATTCTAGATAAAAGCTACACTCTCTCTGTAGCCCTCGATGGAGGCTCCCTAGTTGCTACCTATCCTTATGACAAGCCTGTGCAGTCTG TTGAAAATGAAGGAACATTGAAGTACTTGGCAAGTGTTTATGCCAACAACCACCCAAAGATGCACCTGGGGGACACTGGGTGTTCAAATAATG GCAACATCCCAGATGGAGTTATGAGGGCAGCAGAGAGACAAAGTCACATGGGGAGCATGAAG GACTTCAGTATGGACTTTGGCCACTGTCCAGAAATCACTGTGTATTCAGGCTGCTGTTTGTACCCTCCTGCTGACCAGCTGGCCACACTCTGGGCGGAGAACAAGAAGGCTCTCCTCAGCATGTTAGTAGAG GTCCATAAAGGGGTGCGTGGTGTGGTGAGGGACAGGAGCGGAAAGCCTATTGTTGGAGCGATCATTGTGCTGAATGGGGGAGTCAGAGTCTTTACTACAGAGGGCGGGTATTTTCACGCCTTGCTCGCTCCTGGAAACCACAACATTGAAGCTGTTGCAGATGGCTACcaacaacaaagacaagag GTTGTGGTATCGTCCTATGAAGCTGCTAGCTCCATCATCATTGAGTTCGACATGGACAACAGCATCTTCGGGCTGCCCAGGGAGTTTGTGGTGGCCAGTGCAG CCGCCTCCATGACAGCTCTGGTGGTGACGGCATGCATCATCTGGTGTGTGTGCGCAGCCAAGTCCAACCGTCAGAAAGATGGCTTCCACCGTTTGCGTCAGCACAGAGACGATTACGAAGACGAGATACGGCTCACCTCCATGGGCTCCAAGAAGTCGCTGCTGGCTCACGAATTTCAGGACGAGAGTGAGAGTGATGAGGAGACACTTTACGCCAACAAAATCTGA